Proteins encoded in a region of the Enterococcus gilvus ATCC BAA-350 genome:
- a CDS encoding YaiI/YqxD family protein, which yields MRLIVDGDGSPVKDTTIEVAEEYALPVVIVTSIDHYSKKEYPAFVEFIYVDRGADSADFKIVSVIQPEDILVTQDYGLASLTLAKAAHVLHQSGMEYTQMNIDALLTQRFIGSKMRQAKQRTKGPKPFTNEDREQFKEVLKSLIQQTLM from the coding sequence ATGCGTTTGATCGTTGATGGCGATGGTTCGCCAGTAAAAGATACCACGATCGAAGTGGCTGAAGAATATGCTTTGCCAGTGGTTATCGTAACAAGTATCGATCACTATTCAAAAAAAGAATACCCAGCTTTTGTGGAATTCATTTATGTTGACCGTGGAGCAGATTCAGCAGATTTTAAGATTGTTTCGGTCATCCAGCCAGAAGATATCTTGGTCACACAGGATTACGGTTTAGCTTCTTTGACGTTGGCTAAAGCGGCGCATGTCCTGCATCAATCTGGGATGGAATATACGCAAATGAATATAGACGCCTTATTGACACAGCGTTTTATCGGAAGTAAAATGCGGCAAGCGAAGCAGCGTACGAAAGGACCGAAGCCTTTTACGAATGAGGATCGGGAACAGTTTAAAGAGGTCCTGAAAAGCTTGATTCAACAGACTTTAATGTAA
- a CDS encoding D-alanine--D-alanine ligase — protein MKIILLYGGKSPEHDVSILSAFSVISAVYFDYYQVQLVYIDKTGQWVKGPLLTEAPETDETLRLTWDPTGHEVEGFNGKVIAPGDIKEEDAIVFPVLHGPNGEDGTIQGFLETLDMPYVGAGVMTSACAMDKIMTKYILQAAGIPQVPYVPVLKNQWKENPKQIFDKCEGMLLYPMFVKPANMGSSVGISRAENREELQNALQEAYRYDSRALVEQGIDAREIEVAVLGNTDVRTTLPGEIVKEEAFYDYNAKYIDNTIQMAIPAEAPEEVMQKARDYAKSAYTMFGGSGLSRIDFFLTNKNELFLNELNTMPGFTEFSMYPLLWENMGLKYGDLIEELIQLGLKRYEQQAAFE, from the coding sequence TTGAAAATTATTTTACTTTATGGTGGAAAAAGTCCAGAACATGATGTATCAATTTTGTCGGCCTTTTCAGTAATTTCTGCGGTTTATTTTGATTATTATCAAGTACAACTTGTTTATATTGATAAGACCGGTCAATGGGTCAAAGGCCCGTTGTTGACAGAAGCACCAGAAACAGATGAGACGTTGCGCTTAACTTGGGACCCAACAGGGCATGAAGTTGAAGGGTTTAATGGCAAGGTCATTGCGCCTGGTGATATCAAAGAAGAGGACGCGATCGTCTTTCCAGTCTTACACGGACCCAATGGAGAAGACGGAACGATCCAAGGATTTCTTGAAACATTGGATATGCCATATGTCGGTGCGGGTGTTATGACAAGTGCCTGTGCTATGGACAAAATTATGACCAAATACATCTTGCAAGCGGCAGGAATCCCACAGGTTCCTTATGTGCCTGTTTTGAAAAACCAGTGGAAAGAAAATCCAAAACAAATTTTTGATAAATGCGAAGGCATGTTGCTATATCCAATGTTTGTAAAACCTGCAAATATGGGTTCAAGCGTAGGGATCTCTCGTGCCGAAAATCGTGAAGAACTGCAAAATGCATTACAAGAAGCGTATCGTTATGATTCTCGTGCCTTAGTGGAACAGGGAATCGACGCGCGTGAAATTGAAGTAGCAGTTTTAGGAAATACCGATGTGCGGACGACGTTACCAGGAGAAATTGTCAAAGAAGAAGCTTTCTATGACTACAATGCCAAATACATTGACAACACAATACAAATGGCTATACCTGCGGAAGCGCCGGAAGAGGTTATGCAAAAAGCAAGAGATTATGCTAAATCTGCCTATACCATGTTTGGTGGTTCGGGACTTTCTCGGATTGATTTCTTCTTGACGAACAAGAATGAATTGTTCTTGAATGAATTGAACACGATGCCTGGTTTTACTGAATTTAGTATGTACCCATTATTGTGGGAAAATATGGGATTAAAATACGGTGATTTAATAGAAGAATTGATTCAATTAGGCCTGAAGCGTTACGAACAGCAAGCCGCATTTGAATAG
- a CDS encoding UDP-N-acetylmuramoyl-tripeptide--D-alanyl-D-alanine ligase, giving the protein MNFTTTIISKAVQGEVLAENEVTVTGVEFDSRKIEAGDLFVPLQGTNDGHTFVNKAIENGATATLWSQDPATAPEGIAVILVKDTLSAFQALASYYLLEENPDVIAITGSNGKTTTKDMTESVLSQTFRTYKTQGNYNNDIGLPYTILHMPEGTEKLILEMGMDHAGEISVLSELAEPDVAAITIIGEAHIENLGSREKIADAKMEITTGLASDGLLIIPAAEPLLEERIRSLPQTIETFGIQAGDLSATILNEDKGATVFSVDDKGYQIPLPGNYNVQNALIAMAIGRWFGLSNDDIFQGLAYVQVTQNRTQWLKASNGADILSDVYNANPTAMGLVLDTFAKLPTGGRRLAVLADMLELGSDSFSLHTSMVEHLNDRDFHEVFLYGNDIKGLKVALADRYPALAVHYFNKEEKQQMMDAVKKSLQAQDSVVLKGSNGMGLIEVVETLQS; this is encoded by the coding sequence ATGAATTTTACAACGACAATCATCAGCAAGGCCGTTCAAGGTGAAGTATTGGCGGAAAATGAGGTGACCGTTACTGGTGTCGAATTCGATTCACGAAAAATTGAAGCCGGTGATTTGTTCGTCCCATTGCAGGGAACGAATGATGGCCATACGTTTGTAAACAAGGCGATCGAAAATGGCGCAACGGCTACGCTATGGAGTCAAGATCCCGCAACTGCCCCTGAAGGGATTGCAGTGATCTTGGTCAAAGACACACTGTCTGCTTTCCAAGCGTTAGCGAGTTACTATTTACTGGAGGAAAATCCAGATGTGATCGCGATTACTGGTTCGAATGGCAAAACAACGACAAAAGATATGACTGAATCGGTCCTGAGTCAAACGTTTCGGACGTATAAAACACAAGGGAACTACAACAATGATATTGGGTTGCCTTATACAATTTTACATATGCCAGAAGGAACAGAGAAACTGATTCTTGAAATGGGAATGGATCATGCGGGTGAAATCAGTGTGTTGTCTGAACTCGCTGAACCGGATGTTGCTGCGATCACCATTATTGGGGAAGCACACATTGAAAACCTAGGGTCCCGTGAAAAAATCGCTGATGCGAAAATGGAGATCACGACAGGATTAGCCTCAGATGGATTATTGATCATTCCGGCGGCGGAACCTCTATTAGAGGAGCGTATACGCTCTTTGCCTCAAACAATTGAAACATTTGGCATCCAAGCAGGCGATCTTTCTGCTACGATCCTAAATGAAGACAAAGGGGCAACCGTATTTTCGGTAGATGACAAGGGCTATCAAATTCCTCTGCCAGGAAATTACAATGTACAAAATGCGCTGATCGCTATGGCAATCGGCCGCTGGTTTGGCTTGTCCAATGATGATATATTTCAAGGATTAGCCTATGTACAGGTCACGCAAAACCGGACGCAGTGGCTAAAGGCTAGTAATGGCGCCGATATTTTAAGTGACGTATACAATGCGAATCCAACGGCGATGGGTCTAGTACTAGATACATTTGCCAAACTTCCGACAGGAGGCCGCCGCTTGGCCGTGTTAGCGGATATGCTGGAATTGGGTTCCGATTCCTTTTCTCTTCACACCAGTATGGTGGAGCATTTGAATGATCGTGATTTTCATGAAGTATTTTTATATGGTAATGACATAAAGGGATTAAAGGTGGCTTTAGCAGATCGTTATCCAGCTTTGGCTGTTCATTACTTCAACAAAGAAGAAAAACAGCAAATGATGGACGCTGTCAAAAAGAGTTTGCAAGCACAAGACAGTGTGGTTCTAAAAGGCAGTAACGGGATGGGCTTGATCGAAGTTGTTGAAACTTTGCAGTCGTAG
- the cshA gene encoding degradosome RNA helicase CshA, producing the protein MKFKELKLAPELLLAVERAGFEEATPIQEQTIPLALVGKDVIGQAQTGTGKTAAFGLPMLDKIDTTKNGLQGLVISPTRELAIQTQEELYRLGRDKKIRVQAVYGGADIGRQIRGLKDRPHIVVGTPGRMLDHINRHTLKLETVETLVLDEADEMLNMGFLEDIEKIISKVPAERQTLLFSATMPDAIKKIGVKFMKDPEHVKIKAKEMTADLIDQYYVRAKDYEKFDVMTRLFDVQTPDLAIVFGRTKRRVDELARGLEARGYKAEGIHGDLSQQKRMSVLRSFKRGDLDILVATDVAARGLDISGVTHVYNYDIPQDPESYVHRIGRTGRAGKGGMSVTFVTPNEMGYLHVIENLTKKRMNPMRPPTEKEAFKGQLGAAMEQVQSQMEENSDSLEKYNESAKELLAAYSPEELVALLLKTTAKDPSDAVPVKITPERPLPSNKKGGFNRGGGKRSGGNNRGGGRGKDNYRKDRGGDRDRNKNKNYGGNKQRSNNNKNTNRSNDKKRGFVIRTNSND; encoded by the coding sequence TTGAAATTCAAAGAATTAAAATTAGCACCAGAACTATTACTAGCGGTTGAACGCGCAGGATTTGAAGAAGCAACACCGATCCAAGAACAAACTATTCCTTTAGCATTAGTCGGAAAAGACGTTATTGGTCAAGCACAAACAGGTACAGGTAAAACAGCCGCTTTTGGCTTGCCAATGCTAGATAAAATCGATACAACGAAAAATGGGTTACAAGGTCTGGTTATCTCACCAACTCGTGAGCTTGCCATTCAAACGCAAGAAGAACTGTATCGTCTAGGACGCGACAAAAAGATTCGTGTACAAGCAGTTTACGGTGGCGCAGATATTGGCCGTCAAATTCGTGGGTTGAAAGATCGTCCACATATCGTTGTAGGAACACCAGGACGGATGCTTGATCACATCAACCGTCACACATTGAAATTAGAAACTGTTGAAACATTGGTCTTGGATGAAGCAGACGAAATGTTGAACATGGGCTTCTTAGAAGATATCGAAAAAATCATCAGTAAGGTCCCTGCAGAACGCCAAACATTGTTGTTCTCAGCAACAATGCCTGATGCAATCAAAAAAATCGGCGTGAAATTCATGAAAGACCCTGAACACGTGAAAATCAAAGCCAAAGAAATGACGGCTGATTTGATCGATCAATATTATGTTCGGGCAAAAGATTATGAAAAATTCGATGTCATGACGCGCTTGTTTGATGTTCAAACACCAGACCTAGCGATCGTTTTCGGTCGTACAAAACGCCGTGTAGACGAATTGGCTCGTGGCTTAGAAGCACGCGGCTATAAAGCTGAAGGTATCCATGGCGACTTGTCACAGCAAAAACGGATGAGCGTATTACGTTCGTTCAAACGTGGCGATCTTGATATTTTAGTAGCGACAGACGTAGCAGCTCGCGGCTTGGATATTTCTGGCGTTACCCACGTATACAACTACGATATTCCACAAGATCCAGAAAGCTATGTTCACCGTATTGGTCGTACAGGCCGTGCTGGTAAAGGCGGAATGTCTGTCACATTCGTTACACCAAACGAAATGGGCTACTTGCATGTGATTGAAAACTTGACGAAAAAACGCATGAACCCAATGCGTCCGCCAACCGAAAAAGAAGCCTTCAAAGGCCAATTGGGCGCAGCGATGGAACAAGTTCAAAGTCAGATGGAAGAAAATTCCGACAGCCTTGAAAAATACAATGAGTCTGCTAAAGAATTATTAGCGGCGTATTCACCAGAAGAGCTTGTTGCTCTATTGTTGAAAACGACAGCAAAAGATCCTTCAGATGCTGTACCAGTAAAAATCACTCCAGAACGCCCATTGCCTTCAAATAAAAAAGGCGGCTTCAATCGTGGCGGAGGAAAACGCAGCGGTGGAAATAACCGTGGTGGCGGCCGTGGTAAAGATAATTACCGTAAAGACCGTGGCGGTGATCGCGACCGTAATAAAAATAAAAACTACGGTGGCAACAAGCAACGCAGCAACAACAACAAAAATACAAACCGCAGCAATGATAAAAAACGTGGTTTCGTGATTCGTACGAACTCGAACGACTAA
- the acpS gene encoding holo-ACP synthase, giving the protein MIKGIGIDATELDRVAKIIERRPHFVDRILTPAEQTLFASHSPHRQVEFLAGRYACKEAFSKAWGTGIGKVSFQELEILRDDHGAPAFTKSPHKGNVFVSLTHTEELAIAQVVLEE; this is encoded by the coding sequence ATGATTAAAGGAATTGGAATTGATGCCACAGAGCTTGATCGGGTCGCCAAAATTATAGAACGTCGACCGCATTTTGTGGATCGGATATTAACTCCGGCAGAACAGACCCTTTTTGCTAGCCATTCTCCCCATCGTCAGGTAGAATTTTTAGCAGGACGGTATGCATGCAAAGAAGCATTTTCTAAAGCTTGGGGAACAGGTATTGGGAAAGTTAGTTTTCAAGAGTTAGAAATTTTGCGCGATGATCATGGTGCGCCGGCCTTTACAAAATCACCTCACAAGGGAAACGTGTTTGTCAGTTTGACGCACACAGAGGAGCTAGCAATTGCACAAGTAGTGCTAGAGGAATAG
- the alr gene encoding alanine racemase, translating into MVVTYHRPTRAIIHRKAMKENIKNEVERLPEGVELFAVVKADGYGHGAVATAHVALSAGATGFCVATLDEAIELREAGITEPILVLSVVFPSYLSLVIDYDLSITVATKDWLIEAQKVLNDLEETTTAPIKIHIKADTGMGRIGFLTADEVKEAAAFIEASPDMIWEGLFTHFATADEQDTSYWHKQADRFNGIIQALAHLPRYVHSSNSATALWHDKEMPGNMIRYGIGMYGLNPSGHELPETYPLIPAMELVSELIQVKELPSGEGVGYGKTYDTPEREWIGTVPIGYADGWVRKMQGFSLLVDGEFCEIIGRVCMDQLMIRLPHEFKVGTKVTLIGRNNGQEITMQDVANHLGTIHYEVCCILSERVPRIYQE; encoded by the coding sequence ATGGTTGTAACGTATCATCGACCTACGAGAGCTATCATACATAGGAAAGCAATGAAAGAGAACATCAAAAATGAAGTCGAACGGTTACCAGAAGGTGTTGAATTGTTCGCTGTTGTTAAGGCAGACGGATATGGCCATGGTGCGGTAGCGACAGCGCATGTTGCTTTATCTGCGGGTGCGACTGGTTTTTGCGTCGCGACATTAGATGAGGCGATTGAACTACGGGAAGCAGGAATCACTGAGCCGATTTTAGTATTAAGTGTCGTGTTTCCAAGTTATTTATCGTTAGTCATTGATTATGATCTATCTATCACAGTCGCAACAAAGGACTGGTTGATCGAAGCACAAAAAGTGTTGAACGATCTAGAAGAAACAACGACTGCTCCAATAAAAATTCATATCAAAGCAGATACTGGGATGGGACGAATTGGGTTCTTGACAGCAGACGAAGTCAAAGAAGCAGCTGCGTTTATCGAAGCGTCCCCTGATATGATTTGGGAGGGATTGTTTACGCATTTCGCTACGGCTGATGAGCAGGACACTTCTTATTGGCACAAACAAGCAGATCGTTTCAATGGAATTATTCAAGCTTTGGCTCATTTACCTCGTTATGTTCATTCAAGCAATAGTGCGACGGCTTTATGGCATGACAAAGAAATGCCTGGAAACATGATTCGGTATGGGATCGGGATGTATGGATTGAATCCATCTGGACATGAATTACCTGAGACCTATCCATTAATCCCGGCAATGGAACTGGTTTCTGAGCTGATCCAAGTTAAAGAGCTGCCAAGTGGTGAAGGTGTTGGTTACGGGAAAACATACGATACGCCTGAAAGGGAATGGATCGGAACGGTGCCAATCGGCTATGCGGATGGTTGGGTACGGAAGATGCAAGGTTTTTCATTATTAGTTGACGGCGAATTTTGTGAAATTATTGGGCGTGTTTGTATGGATCAATTAATGATTCGTCTGCCTCATGAATTCAAGGTTGGTACAAAAGTGACATTGATTGGTAGGAACAATGGGCAAGAAATCACGATGCAAGACGTTGCGAATCATTTAGGAACGATTCATTACGAAGTATGTTGTATTCTTTCAGAACGTGTACCGAGAATTTATCAAGAGTAA
- a CDS encoding type II toxin-antitoxin system PemK/MazF family toxin: MVKRGDIYFADLSPVIGSEQGGIRPVLVIQNNLGNHFSPTIIIAAITAKMAKPKLPTHIGIKSNGTGIERDSVILLEQIRTIDKSRLKEKVCHLDRCLMAEVDAALRISVGIETMSAVTTNLT; this comes from the coding sequence ATGGTTAAGCGTGGTGATATCTATTTCGCAGATTTATCGCCAGTGATTGGTTCTGAACAAGGGGGGATCCGACCAGTGTTGGTGATCCAGAATAATTTAGGCAATCATTTTAGTCCAACGATTATCATTGCGGCGATCACGGCTAAAATGGCAAAGCCTAAATTACCGACACATATTGGGATCAAATCAAACGGTACGGGGATCGAACGAGACTCGGTCATTTTATTAGAGCAGATTCGAACCATCGATAAATCTCGCTTGAAGGAAAAGGTTTGCCACTTGGATCGCTGTTTGATGGCAGAAGTGGATGCGGCTTTGCGTATCAGCGTTGGCATCGAGACGATGTCAGCAGTTACTACGAACCTTACATAA
- a CDS encoding helix-turn-helix domain-containing protein, giving the protein MVEIGSQLRYFRQKERMSQKQLANRLHVTPQTVSKWELDKSAPDYDQLIALSKIFRKSTDALLGQAKPSFLDYLTDPRSVVRGFGLDGLSLLEGGEERGKDQDTQ; this is encoded by the coding sequence ATGGTTGAGATCGGATCACAGCTTAGATATTTTCGGCAAAAGGAGAGAATGAGTCAGAAACAACTCGCGAACCGTTTGCATGTCACACCACAAACAGTATCAAAATGGGAGTTGGACAAAAGCGCGCCAGATTATGATCAATTGATTGCTCTGAGTAAAATTTTCCGTAAAAGTACAGATGCATTGTTGGGACAAGCCAAACCTAGTTTTTTGGATTATTTAACAGATCCGCGGAGTGTCGTAAGAGGTTTTGGATTGGATGGCCTATCTCTTTTAGAAGGAGGAGAAGAGCGTGGAAAAGATCAGGATACTCAATAA